One segment of Methylocella silvestris BL2 DNA contains the following:
- a CDS encoding PLP-dependent transferase — protein MNRVFIPPSGSEPATGSAGRTRAYALDAASPPIFQTSSFFFDNFDDMADVYAGRSRRLIYSRGDNPTVMEFERVMAELDGAEAARAFSSGMGAIAATIIAFVSAGDRIVTVRNVYSDAYRLFELVLAKFGVTVDYLDGADAGAIAAALPGAKLLYLETPTSLTFELQDIATLAALARAQGVVSVIDNSWATPQFQKPIAHGVDLVIHAASKYLGGHSDTVAGVVSGSAEHVARINAGAYAYLGAKLSPFEAWLLLRGLATLELRLPRHMQSGLLIAGRLKAHPNVSLVRHPAYSDHPGKATLSGFSGLFSIEVGENIDVRTFANALKLFRLGVSWGGPESLVVPALAPLQLRTANCFARFGVSPRLIRLHVGLEDAEALWDDLERALALARS, from the coding sequence ATGAACCGCGTTTTCATTCCCCCCTCAGGTTCAGAGCCCGCGACGGGAAGCGCCGGGCGGACGCGCGCCTATGCGCTCGACGCCGCATCCCCGCCCATATTTCAGACATCATCGTTCTTCTTCGACAATTTCGACGATATGGCGGATGTCTATGCGGGCCGGTCGCGCCGGCTCATTTATTCGCGCGGCGACAATCCGACCGTTATGGAGTTCGAGCGCGTGATGGCCGAGCTCGACGGCGCCGAGGCGGCCCGCGCTTTTTCAAGCGGCATGGGCGCGATTGCGGCGACGATCATCGCTTTTGTTTCGGCTGGCGATCGTATCGTCACGGTTCGAAACGTCTACAGCGACGCCTATCGCCTGTTCGAACTCGTGCTCGCGAAATTCGGCGTTACGGTCGATTATTTAGATGGCGCCGACGCTGGCGCGATCGCTGCGGCTCTGCCGGGCGCCAAGCTGCTCTATCTCGAAACGCCGACTTCACTGACATTCGAGCTGCAGGATATCGCGACGCTCGCCGCGCTCGCGCGCGCGCAGGGCGTCGTCAGCGTCATCGATAATTCCTGGGCGACGCCGCAGTTTCAAAAGCCGATCGCCCATGGCGTCGATCTCGTCATCCATGCCGCCTCGAAATATCTTGGCGGCCACAGCGACACCGTCGCTGGCGTCGTGTCGGGCTCAGCTGAACATGTCGCTCGCATCAACGCCGGGGCCTACGCTTATCTTGGCGCCAAGCTCTCTCCCTTCGAGGCCTGGCTCTTGTTGCGCGGGCTCGCCACCTTGGAGTTGCGTCTGCCTCGCCATATGCAGAGCGGGCTTTTGATCGCAGGACGGTTGAAGGCCCACCCCAATGTTTCGCTCGTCCGTCACCCGGCCTATTCCGATCACCCCGGCAAGGCTACGCTATCGGGATTTTCGGGGCTCTTTTCAATCGAGGTTGGCGAAAACATCGACGTGCGGACCTTCGCCAATGCGCTCAAACTGTTTCGCCTCGGCGTGAGCTGGGGCGGTCCCGAAAGCCTCGTTGTCCCCGCCCTCGCGCCGCTGCAGCTTCGAACGGCCAATTGCTTCGCGCGTTTTGGCGTAAGTCCGCGCCTGATCCGTCTTCATGTCGGACTTGAGGATGCGGAGGCGCTTTGGGACGATCTCGAACGCGCGCTGGCGCTGGCGCGCAGCTGA
- a CDS encoding PepSY-associated TM helix domain-containing protein — MLHRWAGLTMAGFLIVAGLTGAVISWDHELDEWLNPELWRASQGAPLSAFELARRVEADDPRALVTYLPLHAKPGEALSILVDARVDPATRQLYNLGYDQVFVDPITGQILGRREWGEIGIDRRHLVPFLYKLHYSLCAPPFLNFDRWGEVLMGSIALLWMADCFFGLFLTLPPGARGRDASASGVWVRRWEKAWRIKLPSAPYRLNFDLHRASGLWLWALLFLLALTGASLNLSKEVAEPVVNFFSSITPSPVDIREERPINEPIMPRLGLADIASRAEAEAERRGWEEPAGAVGYRQQHGIYSVYFFRPGDDHGVAGVGPAELFLDHEEGRVLGDRLPWRGTAGDLFLQVQFPLHSGRIAGFFGRVLISAMGLAVAALAVTGVVIWLQKRNARRKKTATARAAWPRDNNIIAVSDSSALRKQSHTQYKT, encoded by the coding sequence ATGCTTCATCGCTGGGCCGGCCTCACAATGGCGGGCTTTTTGATCGTCGCAGGGCTAACGGGCGCTGTGATTTCCTGGGATCATGAGCTCGACGAGTGGCTGAACCCGGAGCTCTGGCGGGCCAGCCAAGGCGCGCCGCTATCGGCCTTTGAACTTGCCCGCCGCGTCGAGGCGGACGATCCGCGCGCGCTTGTCACCTATCTACCGCTCCACGCCAAGCCCGGCGAAGCCTTGTCAATATTGGTCGACGCGCGAGTCGATCCTGCAACCCGGCAACTTTATAATCTTGGCTACGATCAGGTTTTCGTCGACCCCATCACGGGACAGATTCTGGGGCGCCGCGAATGGGGCGAGATCGGGATCGATCGGCGTCATCTTGTCCCCTTTCTGTACAAGCTCCACTACAGCCTGTGCGCGCCTCCGTTTTTGAACTTCGACCGCTGGGGCGAGGTGCTGATGGGCTCCATCGCTCTGCTCTGGATGGCCGACTGTTTCTTTGGCCTCTTTCTGACCTTGCCGCCAGGAGCTCGCGGGCGCGACGCCTCCGCGAGCGGCGTCTGGGTCCGCCGCTGGGAGAAAGCCTGGCGGATCAAATTGCCGAGCGCGCCCTATCGCCTCAACTTCGATCTTCACCGCGCCTCTGGACTGTGGCTCTGGGCGCTGCTTTTTCTGCTGGCGCTGACGGGCGCTTCACTCAATCTTTCCAAAGAGGTCGCGGAGCCGGTCGTCAATTTCTTTTCCAGCATTACGCCGTCGCCGGTCGATATTCGCGAGGAGCGCCCGATCAACGAGCCGATCATGCCCCGGCTCGGCCTCGCGGACATCGCCTCACGCGCTGAGGCGGAAGCCGAGCGCCGGGGTTGGGAGGAGCCGGCCGGCGCCGTCGGTTATCGCCAACAACATGGAATCTACAGCGTCTATTTTTTCAGGCCGGGAGACGATCACGGCGTGGCGGGCGTAGGCCCCGCCGAACTCTTCCTTGATCACGAAGAGGGACGCGTTCTTGGCGACCGATTGCCCTGGCGCGGCACAGCAGGCGATCTTTTTCTGCAGGTTCAATTTCCGCTGCATTCGGGGCGGATCGCCGGCTTTTTCGGCCGCGTCCTCATTTCCGCGATGGGGCTTGCCGTCGCGGCTCTGGCCGTCACCGGCGTCGTCATATGGCTGCAAAAGCGCAACGCGCGAAGAAAAAAGACCGCGACGGCGCGCGCCGCCTGGCCGAGGGACAACAACATCATTGCGGTCTCGGATTCGTCAGCTCTGCGGAAACAGAGCCATACTCAATATAAGACTTAA
- a CDS encoding MATE family efflux transporter: protein MNESFPVDAPRAPEQAPASDLFLPKPVDLGDPRLRSLIMRLALPSVFGLSINALHQVVNAAFVGALGAEAIAAVTLALPIFIFISAVGHGLGVGAAASIGRLLGANEPEEANATATVALALAAPFGVACAAALLLWLTPILELFGATPTSAPFARAYIGVLAFGAPFMLLQILCDFIAIAEGNTRFSMWTLVGAFTLNIILDPILIFGFHLGVAGAAAATIASELAALAAFAFYFANRVGRLRIGAKWLRPRFAILRPIFSVGAPTSLSTALAAVSFVLIYRAAANHGGDAAIAGAGIALRLLTFGELPLVGFCLGAQAVLSYAFGAGQPARVVAATRFMLVVTTTFAAAYSLVILAFPHTVISLFTDDAPTRAMAVQAVVAFHAVFALSGLQLVTLVLLQSLDEGRLAGAVGLAPQGYLLIPLLVALPPAFGMTGVILSQPIAMALTAVLSAVLLWRRIGSLRREAAEDKGGADQASAQSGSTLMAEA, encoded by the coding sequence ATGAATGAATCGTTCCCGGTCGATGCGCCGCGCGCGCCGGAGCAGGCGCCTGCATCCGATTTGTTCCTACCAAAGCCGGTCGATCTCGGCGATCCGCGATTGCGTTCGCTTATCATGAGACTTGCATTGCCCTCGGTGTTCGGCCTGTCGATCAACGCCTTGCATCAAGTCGTAAACGCGGCTTTCGTCGGCGCTCTTGGCGCCGAGGCGATCGCCGCCGTCACGCTCGCCTTGCCGATTTTCATCTTCATTTCTGCTGTCGGGCATGGTCTTGGCGTCGGCGCCGCCGCCTCGATCGGACGCTTGCTCGGCGCCAATGAACCCGAGGAAGCCAATGCGACCGCGACAGTCGCGCTGGCGCTTGCGGCCCCGTTTGGCGTCGCCTGCGCGGCCGCGCTCCTCTTATGGCTTACGCCTATTCTTGAGCTCTTCGGCGCGACGCCGACGAGCGCGCCCTTCGCGCGCGCCTATATCGGCGTTTTGGCGTTCGGCGCGCCCTTCATGCTGTTGCAGATTCTTTGCGACTTCATCGCTATAGCGGAAGGCAACACCCGCTTCAGCATGTGGACGCTGGTCGGCGCCTTTACGCTCAACATCATCCTCGATCCGATCCTGATTTTCGGCTTTCATCTCGGCGTCGCTGGAGCCGCCGCCGCGACGATCGCGTCGGAGCTCGCGGCGCTCGCCGCATTTGCGTTCTATTTCGCCAATCGCGTCGGCCGGCTTCGAATTGGCGCGAAGTGGTTGCGCCCGCGGTTTGCAATCCTGCGCCCGATCTTCAGCGTCGGCGCGCCAACTTCCCTCAGCACGGCGCTCGCGGCGGTTTCGTTCGTCCTGATCTACCGCGCCGCGGCCAACCACGGCGGCGACGCGGCGATCGCCGGCGCGGGCATAGCGTTGCGCCTTCTCACCTTCGGAGAACTTCCGCTGGTCGGTTTTTGCCTCGGGGCTCAAGCGGTGCTGAGCTATGCTTTTGGGGCGGGGCAGCCTGCGCGCGTCGTCGCGGCGACGCGTTTCATGCTTGTGGTCACGACGACTTTCGCCGCCGCCTATTCGCTTGTCATATTGGCCTTTCCCCATACGGTGATCAGCCTCTTCACAGATGACGCGCCAACCCGCGCGATGGCCGTACAGGCGGTGGTCGCCTTCCATGCTGTTTTCGCTCTCAGCGGGCTGCAGCTTGTCACCCTTGTGCTGCTGCAATCGCTCGATGAAGGACGCCTCGCCGGAGCGGTGGGGCTCGCTCCGCAAGGCTATCTCCTAATTCCGCTCCTCGTCGCCTTGCCGCCGGCCTTTGGCATGACTGGAGTCATTTTAAGTCAGCCGATCGCCATGGCGTTGACTGCGGTTCTGTCCGCTGTGCTGCTGTGGCGGCGCATCGGGTCGCTTCGGCGCGAGGCGGCGGAGGATAAGGGCGGCGCTGATCAGGCGTCCGCTCAGAGCGGATCTACTCTTATGGCGGAGGCTTAA
- a CDS encoding lysine N(6)-hydroxylase/L-ornithine N(5)-oxygenase family protein has translation MTTEQTLDLAGIGVGPFNLSLAAHLDSIPELDVRFFEQRDRLDWHPGLMLPNADLQTSFLKDLVTATHPTSPWSFLAYLVAQKRFLKFLNAEFEATPRREFANYLEWAANGLPNLQFNTRVREISFDRSAFKVRFDEDSCSAQHIALGIGLSPFLPAWADEQIGDDCFHSSTTTRRLDGMTGERIVVVGGGQSGAEIMLHLLSEGRHTPAEIRWVSRRPNFEPLDATPFTNELFTPEYVDSFRRLGEDRRHALVASQKLAADGASASTLRALYRRIYAMKYLEDNDVDIGLLPHRDVIEVDRQGKEFKLVMRNGFDGGIEVITARTIILATGYTFKFPEFLAPLKDRISIDRHGNFILGDDFSVKWDGPRRHHIFALNAGRSSYGVAEPQLSLTAWRSAVIVNALLRKPHFDLSLPPSLMRWSTGDDVYVKSAGGAVSIAG, from the coding sequence GTGACGACGGAACAGACGCTAGATCTTGCCGGCATCGGGGTTGGTCCTTTCAATCTGAGTTTGGCGGCTCATCTCGATTCCATCCCCGAGCTCGACGTCCGCTTTTTCGAGCAGCGAGACAGGCTCGATTGGCATCCAGGCTTGATGTTGCCAAACGCCGATTTGCAAACGTCCTTCCTCAAGGATCTCGTCACGGCGACCCATCCGACAAGCCCCTGGTCGTTCCTCGCCTATCTTGTCGCCCAGAAGCGCTTTCTCAAATTCCTCAACGCCGAATTCGAGGCGACGCCGCGAAGGGAATTCGCGAATTATCTCGAATGGGCGGCGAATGGATTGCCGAATCTGCAATTCAACACGCGCGTCAGGGAAATCTCATTCGACCGATCGGCGTTCAAGGTGCGGTTTGACGAAGACTCCTGCAGCGCTCAACATATCGCGCTGGGCATAGGCCTATCGCCCTTCCTGCCGGCATGGGCGGATGAGCAGATCGGCGACGATTGCTTTCATTCGTCAACGACCACGCGCCGTCTCGACGGCATGACAGGCGAGCGCATCGTGGTGGTTGGCGGAGGCCAGAGCGGCGCCGAAATCATGCTTCACCTGCTATCCGAAGGCCGACATACGCCGGCTGAAATCAGATGGGTGAGCAGACGACCCAATTTCGAGCCGCTCGACGCAACGCCCTTTACCAACGAGCTGTTCACTCCCGAATATGTGGACAGCTTCCGTCGCCTGGGCGAGGATCGACGGCACGCTCTCGTCGCCTCGCAGAAACTCGCCGCCGACGGCGCGTCGGCTTCGACTTTGCGAGCGCTCTACCGGCGCATATACGCGATGAAATATCTGGAGGACAATGATGTCGATATCGGCCTTCTGCCGCATCGCGACGTGATCGAGGTCGATCGGCAGGGCAAGGAATTCAAGCTCGTCATGCGCAACGGATTCGATGGCGGCATTGAAGTCATCACAGCGCGGACAATCATTCTCGCCACCGGATACACATTCAAATTTCCAGAGTTTCTGGCGCCGCTCAAGGATCGGATCAGCATCGATCGCCACGGCAATTTTATTCTTGGCGACGATTTCTCGGTGAAGTGGGATGGGCCGCGGCGTCATCACATCTTTGCGCTCAATGCCGGAAGGTCAAGCTATGGCGTCGCCGAGCCGCAGCTCAGCCTGACAGCCTGGCGCAGCGCCGTCATCGTCAATGCGCTTCTCCGCAAGCCTCATTTCGATTTGTCTCTGCCACCATCCCTCATGCGCTGGTCGACAGGCGACGATGTCTATGTAAAATCAGCTGGCGGAGCCGTATCGATCGCGGGCTGA
- a CDS encoding non-ribosomal peptide synthetase: MNLAASIRFAADDNPHASCSGAPLTLAQRRIWSLDQIGNDSVVGPYRLVLRLRGPLDLDLFRRAYRVLIERHGALSTRFIRSAGGRIDQIVDSQSTADLNLDDLTGADDQQQERESARLLEDDLSFDLTEGLPVHLRLIRLTSGEYLFAITIHAILCDGGSLFILARDFIEIYAALANDRLPAPSALRDFASFASNEQAWLRSDAVRQRLAYWRERLATEGGGSLLPTRPGDARASTTSQGSVGFHLDADLCARLRRLETAACPMGILLLAAFNGLICRYGGGAGVTLGVVVENRAGEDWANVVGRFENVVPLRTSIAASMSFSEAATHLAQQLEDAVCNAVPFERLAQEFSERDGEVGKNFLEAIFEHHSGAADLSRDVEDLRIDVAKMTASRCDANLVFKTVETAQGSIEGRINFSARFFEPWLIEQAARHFVRIVAAAAADPDLEFRAVALLDGVELDRLSAPYEDFETDDERPIHELIAAQAQKRPDAPAVFQADQCWTHGRLDGAANRIAGRLMQLGAGPEVRVAIALRRSPEAVAAILATLKAGAAFVPIEPDHPASRNHHILQDAGVAIIVTDSRLRACLPSGVEAAVVEIDRIDLESGPAAPPHARHALDQLAYVIYTSGSTGLPKGVAVEHGALTRHCQCTARVYEMSALSCELAFLPFSSDGGHERWIVPLLAGGSVVLPDRLWTPEETFAAIRRYGVNNASFPTTYLQQLAEWAEATGDAPPMRLYSFGGEGLPQKTFDLLSEALRAEWLINGYGPTETVMTPMVWKVRPGARFDGTYAPIGRAVGRRRIYILDADGNLAPAGVTGELFIGGDGIARGYLGNPALTEDRFIRDPFAAGGRLYRSGDLARWREDGAVEFMGRVDHQVKLRGFRIELGEIETALGNEPGVSACAVVMRAEAGQAPILAAYAVPAEGVVLDGKALRRALARRLPDYMLPSAILILDRLPLNANSKLDRDALPSPLTQMMDLEPPATPWEEKLAAIWRDVLGLASVGVTQNFFEIGGNSLAALRMLSRIKALDPQSGIEIVDLFNHQDIRSLAPLAGRRREKPSGAQVVRLRARGANPPLYCFPGLLVSTREYIKLVDYLGPNQPATGFLCYSLSEEKKVDASVEEITARYADRVRDESKGQPCFFLGWSWGGLLAFEAAKMLKDDVDVRLIGMVDVCDMDTDFAVGAEPAFHPGERDELYRRVMAWLERTQMRADWDRLLQAMDRQAFEQFLHYVGNSEEDLPTDGPEVGSREHTFWILIDNALIFRRYQMRPFDCPIHSWAAEDSLNRGLNLIDWRSLSRQAGAAEIVAGTTHLHIIGAAAFHARLALRIEEAVGAMGRGAAFR, from the coding sequence GTGAATCTTGCAGCCTCAATTCGCTTTGCCGCCGATGACAACCCGCATGCGTCTTGCAGCGGCGCGCCTCTGACGCTCGCGCAAAGGCGGATCTGGTCGCTGGACCAGATCGGCAATGATTCCGTCGTTGGTCCCTACAGGCTTGTGCTGCGCTTGCGTGGCCCACTCGACCTCGACCTCTTTCGGCGCGCCTACCGCGTGTTGATCGAGCGTCATGGCGCCTTGAGCACGCGCTTCATACGCTCCGCCGGGGGGCGGATCGACCAGATCGTCGATTCCCAGTCGACGGCGGATTTGAACCTTGACGATCTCACCGGTGCGGACGATCAGCAGCAGGAGCGCGAGAGCGCGCGTCTTCTTGAAGACGATCTGTCCTTCGATCTCACCGAAGGTTTGCCCGTCCATCTTCGGCTGATCCGCCTCACATCCGGCGAATATCTCTTCGCGATAACCATTCATGCGATCCTCTGCGACGGCGGCTCTCTGTTCATTCTTGCGCGCGATTTCATCGAGATCTATGCGGCGCTCGCGAACGACCGCCTGCCGGCGCCCTCGGCCCTTCGCGACTTTGCAAGCTTTGCTAGCAATGAGCAGGCTTGGCTCCGCTCGGACGCCGTCCGGCAGCGGCTGGCCTATTGGCGCGAGCGGCTCGCGACGGAAGGCGGCGGATCGCTGCTGCCGACGCGTCCGGGCGACGCGCGCGCATCAACAACGTCGCAAGGATCTGTCGGCTTTCATCTTGATGCGGATCTTTGCGCGAGGCTGCGCCGGCTTGAGACCGCGGCTTGCCCAATGGGCATTCTCCTGTTGGCGGCTTTCAATGGGTTGATCTGCCGTTATGGCGGCGGCGCCGGCGTGACGCTTGGCGTCGTCGTCGAAAACCGCGCGGGCGAGGACTGGGCGAATGTCGTCGGCCGTTTCGAGAACGTCGTCCCGCTGAGGACGAGCATCGCGGCGAGCATGAGCTTTTCGGAAGCGGCGACGCATCTGGCGCAACAGCTCGAGGACGCCGTCTGCAATGCGGTTCCGTTTGAACGCCTGGCTCAGGAATTTTCCGAACGCGACGGCGAGGTTGGGAAAAATTTCCTGGAAGCGATCTTCGAGCATCATTCCGGCGCGGCCGATCTTTCGCGCGACGTTGAAGATTTGCGTATCGATGTTGCAAAGATGACTGCGTCGCGCTGCGATGCGAATCTCGTCTTCAAGACCGTGGAGACCGCGCAAGGATCGATCGAGGGACGCATCAATTTCTCGGCGCGCTTTTTTGAACCCTGGCTGATCGAGCAGGCCGCCCGGCATTTTGTCAGGATCGTCGCCGCTGCCGCGGCCGATCCCGATCTTGAATTTCGCGCAGTCGCGCTGCTTGACGGCGTTGAGCTCGACCGGCTTTCGGCGCCTTACGAGGATTTCGAGACAGACGACGAGCGTCCAATCCATGAGCTGATCGCCGCGCAGGCCCAGAAGCGGCCCGACGCCCCCGCGGTTTTTCAGGCAGATCAATGCTGGACGCATGGGCGGCTGGACGGCGCCGCAAATCGCATCGCCGGCCGGCTGATGCAGCTTGGGGCAGGCCCGGAGGTCCGCGTCGCCATCGCCTTGCGACGGTCCCCTGAGGCGGTCGCGGCAATTCTCGCCACGCTCAAAGCCGGCGCGGCTTTCGTTCCGATCGAGCCCGATCATCCGGCGTCCCGCAATCATCACATTCTACAGGACGCTGGCGTCGCGATCATCGTCACGGACAGCCGGCTACGAGCCTGCCTGCCCTCCGGCGTCGAGGCCGCGGTGGTTGAGATCGATCGCATCGATCTCGAAAGCGGGCCGGCCGCGCCGCCACACGCCCGCCACGCGCTCGATCAGCTCGCCTATGTGATTTACACGTCGGGCTCGACGGGTCTGCCCAAGGGCGTCGCGGTTGAGCATGGCGCCTTGACGCGACATTGCCAATGCACGGCGCGCGTCTATGAGATGAGCGCGCTGTCTTGCGAACTGGCCTTTCTCCCGTTCAGCTCTGACGGCGGTCACGAGCGCTGGATCGTCCCGCTCCTGGCCGGCGGCAGCGTGGTTCTGCCCGACCGTCTGTGGACGCCCGAAGAGACCTTCGCCGCGATACGGCGCTACGGCGTCAACAATGCGAGCTTCCCCACCACCTACCTCCAGCAGCTCGCGGAGTGGGCCGAGGCGACCGGAGACGCCCCGCCGATGCGGCTCTATTCGTTCGGCGGTGAGGGCCTTCCGCAAAAAACCTTCGATCTCCTGTCCGAAGCTTTGCGCGCGGAATGGCTCATCAACGGCTATGGCCCGACTGAAACGGTCATGACGCCCATGGTCTGGAAGGTTCGGCCCGGAGCGCGGTTTGACGGAACCTACGCGCCCATCGGCCGGGCGGTCGGGCGGCGCAGGATCTATATTCTCGACGCGGACGGAAATCTGGCGCCGGCGGGCGTGACGGGCGAGCTGTTCATTGGCGGCGACGGAATCGCGCGCGGCTATCTCGGCAATCCCGCGCTGACCGAGGATCGCTTCATCCGCGATCCCTTCGCGGCCGGAGGCCGGCTCTACCGCTCCGGAGATCTTGCGCGCTGGCGCGAGGACGGCGCCGTGGAGTTCATGGGCCGCGTCGACCATCAGGTCAAACTACGCGGCTTTCGGATCGAACTTGGCGAGATCGAGACGGCGCTTGGCAATGAGCCTGGCGTCAGCGCTTGCGCGGTCGTGATGCGCGCCGAGGCTGGGCAGGCTCCGATTTTGGCCGCCTACGCCGTGCCGGCGGAAGGCGTCGTACTTGACGGCAAGGCGCTGCGCCGCGCGCTCGCACGCCGCTTGCCGGACTACATGCTGCCAAGCGCAATTCTCATCCTGGACAGGCTGCCGCTCAACGCCAACTCAAAGCTCGATCGCGACGCGCTGCCATCGCCCTTGACGCAGATGATGGACCTCGAGCCGCCGGCGACGCCCTGGGAAGAGAAGCTGGCGGCGATCTGGCGGGACGTTCTGGGATTGGCGAGCGTCGGCGTGACGCAAAACTTCTTCGAGATCGGCGGCAACTCCCTCGCCGCATTGAGAATGCTGAGCCGCATCAAAGCGCTCGATCCGCAAAGCGGCATCGAGATCGTCGATCTCTTCAACCATCAGGACATTCGCTCGCTGGCGCCTCTTGCCGGAAGGCGGCGTGAGAAGCCGTCCGGCGCGCAAGTCGTGCGTCTGCGCGCGCGCGGCGCGAACCCGCCGCTCTACTGCTTCCCCGGCCTGCTTGTCAGCACCCGCGAATATATCAAACTCGTCGATTATCTTGGCCCGAACCAGCCCGCCACCGGCTTTCTTTGCTATTCGCTTTCGGAAGAGAAGAAAGTCGACGCATCGGTTGAGGAAATCACGGCGCGCTACGCCGATCGCGTTCGGGACGAAAGCAAGGGCCAGCCCTGCTTCTTCCTCGGCTGGTCGTGGGGCGGACTGCTCGCATTCGAGGCCGCGAAAATGTTGAAGGACGACGTCGACGTACGTCTGATCGGCATGGTCGACGTCTGCGACATGGACACGGACTTTGCAGTCGGCGCCGAGCCTGCGTTCCATCCGGGCGAACGCGACGAACTCTACCGGCGCGTCATGGCGTGGCTCGAACGAACGCAAATGCGCGCCGATTGGGACCGCTTGCTGCAGGCGATGGACCGGCAGGCCTTCGAACAGTTCCTCCACTACGTCGGAAACAGCGAAGAGGACCTGCCGACGGACGGCCCCGAGGTCGGCAGCCGCGAGCACACATTCTGGATCCTCATAGATAACGCGCTGATTTTCCGTCGATACCAGATGCGGCCTTTCGATTGTCCAATTCACTCATGGGCGGCTGAGGATTCGCTCAATCGCGGATTGAACCTGATCGACTGGCGATCGCTTTCCCGGCAGGCGGGCGCCGCCGAAATCGTCGCGGGAACCACGCATCTTCACATTATCGGCGCCGCGGCGTTCCACGCCCGCCTCGCCCTGCGTATCGAAGAAGCAGTCGGCGCCATGGGGCGAGGCGCAGCCTTCCGCTGA
- a CDS encoding GNAT family N-acetyltransferase produces MTGPQQASYLHGYSAFNADRASRLEIAAAADALFVDGDDGSRFALQVQDNPPALIYPAGAPPMSLDILLAGIEALLANRPDINRLALRLEGAEALIAELLAQGVAIREGEAVVVAPAMFWQLRAPWLAGAAAEPFPLLYTMTNGKRHPIRRPKREGVLYARYIPWLDQVLSFRLAFPRTDLCAFNRWMNEEEVARIWEETGDIDHHRAYLLERLADPHTLPVIGCFDDAPFGYFEIYWAKENRLGPYYDADDYDRGWHVAIGEPAFRGKAWITAWLPSLMHFMFLDDPRTQRILGEPAAAHAQQIRNLERSGFAKVKHFNFPHKRALLVMLLRERFFNDRLWMPNEAGPPLDRRRDRAQADAGGGVDAIAGASIEVERVQ; encoded by the coding sequence ATGACAGGGCCGCAGCAAGCGTCGTACCTTCATGGCTACAGCGCGTTCAACGCCGATCGTGCGTCTCGTCTTGAAATTGCCGCGGCGGCCGATGCATTGTTCGTGGATGGCGACGACGGCTCGCGCTTTGCGCTTCAGGTTCAGGACAATCCGCCGGCTTTGATTTATCCTGCCGGCGCTCCGCCAATGAGCCTCGACATTCTCCTCGCCGGCATCGAAGCGCTTCTGGCAAACAGGCCGGATATTAACCGTCTGGCGCTCCGGCTCGAGGGCGCCGAGGCGCTGATCGCTGAGCTTCTCGCCCAGGGGGTCGCGATAAGGGAGGGCGAGGCCGTCGTAGTCGCGCCGGCAATGTTCTGGCAGTTGCGGGCGCCCTGGCTGGCGGGCGCTGCCGCCGAGCCTTTTCCGCTGCTGTATACAATGACGAACGGGAAGCGGCATCCCATCCGTCGGCCAAAACGCGAAGGCGTCCTCTACGCGCGATACATCCCTTGGCTGGATCAGGTGTTATCTTTTCGTCTGGCTTTCCCGCGGACGGATCTTTGCGCCTTCAATCGCTGGATGAATGAAGAGGAAGTTGCGAGGATCTGGGAAGAAACCGGCGACATCGACCATCATCGCGCCTATCTTCTGGAGCGGCTGGCCGATCCGCACACATTGCCTGTCATCGGCTGTTTCGATGATGCGCCATTTGGCTATTTCGAAATCTATTGGGCCAAAGAAAATCGGCTCGGCCCCTATTACGACGCCGACGATTACGACCGCGGTTGGCATGTGGCGATCGGCGAGCCGGCGTTCAGAGGCAAGGCGTGGATCACGGCGTGGTTGCCCTCCCTGATGCATTTCATGTTTCTCGATGATCCGCGCACGCAGCGCATCCTTGGCGAACCTGCCGCGGCGCATGCGCAACAAATACGCAATCTGGAGCGATCCGGCTTTGCGAAGGTCAAACACTTCAACTTTCCGCACAAGCGCGCGCTGCTGGTCATGCTGTTGCGCGAGAGGTTTTTCAATGATCGGCTGTGGATGCCGAATGAGGCGGGCCCGCCTCTCGACCGACGCAGAGACAGAGCGCAAGCCGACGCTGGCGGAGGCGTAGACGCCATCGCGGGCGCCTCGATCGAGGTCGAGCGCGTCCAATGA